From the genome of Vicia villosa cultivar HV-30 ecotype Madison, WI linkage group LG2, Vvil1.0, whole genome shotgun sequence, one region includes:
- the LOC131647903 gene encoding CEN-like protein 2, which yields MSIVTDPLVIGRVIGDLVDNFTTTMKMSVSYNTKQVYNGHEFFPSSLTTKPKVQIHGGDMRSFFTLIMTDPDVPGPSDPYLKEHLHWLVTDIPGTTDATFGKEVMKYEIPRPHIGIHRFVFLLYKQKSRQTVMKIPTSRDLFNTQKFAEDNDLGPPVAAVFFNAQRETAARRR from the exons ATGAGTATTGTAACAGATCCTCTTGTAATTGGAAGAGTGATTGGAGATCTAGTTGATAACTTCACCACAACTATGAAAATGTCTGTCAGTTACAACACTAAACAAGTCTACAATGGTCATGAGTTTTTTCCTTCCTCACTTACCACTAAGCCTAAGGTTCAGATTCATGGTGGTGATATGAGATCCTTCTTCACTCTG ATCATGACAGATCCGGATGTTCCTGGCCCTAGTGATCCGTACCTGAAAGAACATTTACACTG GTTAGTCACAGATATACCAGGCACAACAGATGCTACATTTG GGAAAGAAGTGATGAAATATGAAATTCCACGTCCTCACATAGGAATCCATAGGTTTGTGTTTCTTCTTTACAAGCAGAAGAGCAGACAAACAGTGATGAAAATACCAACATCAAGAGATCTCTTTAACACACAGAAATTTGCAGAAGACAATGACCTCGGGCCTCCTGTGGCTGCTGTTTTTTTCAATGCTCAAAGGGAAACAGCTGCCAGAAGACGTTGA
- the LOC131647904 gene encoding CEN-like protein 2: MSIVTDPLVIGRVIGDLVDNFTTTMKMSVSYNTKQVYNGHEFFPSSLTTKPKVQIHGGDMRSFFTLIMTDPDVPGPSDPYLKEHLHWLVTDIPGTTDATFGKEVMKYEIPRPHIGIHRFVFLLYKQKSRQTVMKIPTSRDLFNTQNFAEDNDLGPPVAAVFFNAQRETAARRR, encoded by the exons ATGAGTATTGTAACAGATCCTCTTGTAATTGGAAGAGTGATTGGAGATCTAGTTGATAACTTCACCACAACTATGAAAATGTCTGTCAGTTACAACACTAAACAAGTCTACAATGGTCATGAGTTTTTTCCTTCCTCACTTACCACTAAGCCTAAGGTTCAGATTCATGGTGGTGATATGAGATCCTTCTTCACTCTG ATCATGACAGATCCGGATGTTCCTGGCCCTAGTGATCCGTACCTGAAAGAACATTTACACTG GTTAGTCACAGATATACCAGGCACAACAGATGCTACATTTG GGAAAGAAGTGATGAAATATGAAATTCCACGTCCTCACATAGGAATTCATAGGTTTGTGTTTCTTCTTTACAAGCAGAAGAGCAGACAAACAGTGATGAAAATACCAACATCAAGAGATCTCTTTAACACACAAAATTTTGCAGAAGACAATGACCTCGGGCCTCCTGTGGCTGCTGTTTTTTTCAATGCTCAAAGGGAAACAGCTGCCAGAAGACGTTGA